A part of Kineosporia sp. NBRC 101731 genomic DNA contains:
- a CDS encoding helix-turn-helix domain-containing protein, which translates to MTLLGKRWTGVVLATLMSGPVYFSELRRGVPGISDRVLNERLTELIGENLVSRTVIEGPPLRVRYELTGHGYALRPALDQLTAWAEEHLAP; encoded by the coding sequence ATGACCCTGCTGGGCAAACGCTGGACCGGAGTAGTGCTGGCCACGCTGATGTCCGGGCCGGTGTACTTCAGCGAGCTCCGCCGCGGGGTGCCGGGCATCAGTGACCGCGTGCTGAATGAGCGGCTGACCGAGCTGATCGGTGAGAACCTGGTCAGCAGGACGGTGATCGAAGGACCGCCGCTGCGGGTGCGGTACGAGCTGACCGGGCACGGCTATGCCCTGCGCCCGGCCTTGGACCAGCTGACGGCCTGGGCGGAGGAGCATCTCGCGCCCTGA